The sequence below is a genomic window from Desulfurobacterium atlanticum.
AAAGACTATTCTATTACGGAAGTGAAGAGGCTTTTGAGACAATAGTTGCTTCTGGAAAAGGGAGTGCAATTCCCCACTGGAAAACATCCCAGAAAGAGATAAAAAACGGTGATGTTGTTATTGTTGATTTTGGAGCAGTGTTTAACGGTTATGTTTCTGATATAACAAGAACTTTTCTTGTCGGTGATGTTCCTTCAGATATGAAGGAGATTTACGATGTTGTTCTTGAAGCTCAACTTAAAGGTATAAAAACTATAAAAGCGGGAGTTTCGTGTAAAAAAGTTGATAAAATTGTCAGGGATTTTATCTCAGAAAGGGGATATGGGGAGTATTTTATTCACGGGACAGGTCACGGAATAGGAGTTGAGGTTCATGAGTATCCCGTGCTTAATCCCCGCTCTGAGGATGTTTTATCTGAAAGGGCTGTTGTAACTGTTGAACCGGGTATCTACCTGCCCGAGCTTGGCGGTGTAAGGATTGAAGATGATGTGATGGTTGTTGACAAAGGGGTTTCCCTTGTAACGCTTGAAAAGTAGCTTTATAAGGAGGATAGATGGGAAGGGTAATAGATATTTCAGGGAAAGTTGCACTTGTAACCGGAGGAACGAGAGGGATCGGAAAAGCGATAGCAGTTGCATTAAAAGAAGCCGGAGCAACCGTCTATATAACAGGTACAAATGAAGAAAAGACAAAAGCGGTTGCCAGAGAGATAGGTGTAAATGGTTTAAAAATGAATGTTTGCGACAGAGAAGAGGTAAAGGAAAAGGTAGCCTTAATCGTGGAAAAAGAAGGAAAAATAGATATTCTTGTTAATAATGCAGGAATAACAAGAGATACGCTCTTTATGAGAATGAAAGATGAAGATTGGGACAGTGTGATAGATACAAACTTAAATGGCGTTTATAACGTAACAAGGCAGGTTATTCCTGTTATGATGAAAAAACGTAGTGGTTGTGTAGTAAATATCTCATCTGTTGTAGGGTTTACAGGAAATCCCGGTCAGGTTAACTATTCAGCCACAAAATCTGCTCTTATAGGATTTACCAAATCTCTTGCAAAAGAGGTAGCCTCAAGGGGGATAAGGGTTAACACCGTTGCTCCGGGATACATAACAACAGATATGACAGAAAAGATACCTGAAAAGGTGAAGGAAGCACTTGTAAAATCCATTCCGATGAGAAGAGAGGGAGAACCTTCTGAAATTGCTGATACTGTTCTTTTCCTTGTTTCTGATATGGCATCTTACATAACAGGCACCACAATCCATGTTAATGGTGGACTTTTCTAAAAGTAGGAATATAATTTCCACTACCAACTATTTAAGGGAGGTTTAATATGGCAGAAAACATCGAAGAAAAGGTGAAAGAACTTATCGCCGATAGACTTGGAGTTGACCCTGAAGAGGTAACACCAGAAGCTTCTTTTGTAGAAGATCTTGGTGCAGATTCTCTTGACACAGTTGAGCTTGTTATGGCTCTTGAAGAAGAGTTTGGAATTGAAATTCCTGACGAAGATGCTGAAAAGATTCAGACAGTTGGTGATGCGATAGAATACATTAAAAATCACACTTAAAAGTAAATCACTTCAAAGGGAGCTTAAGCTCCCTTCCCTGCCCAATTTTCCCATTTCTTTCAATTTAAAAAAAGTTTACAATTAATTTTAAAAGTTTCATTTTTAAAATCCAACTTTTCTTGGGAGAAAAATGAGTGTTTTCATAAGAGACATCTATCAAATGCCACAGGGACAGGAGTTTGAAGATTTTTTTCTTATTGAGAGTGCCGAAATAAAAAAACACAGAACAGGAGAACCGTATTTAAGGCTTATCATCTCTGACAGAACAGGAACCCTTCCTGTTTTATGGTGGAAACCGCCAAAAGATGCTGACCTTACAATTTTTAAAAAGGGCGATGTTGTTTTTATCTCTGCTTATGTTGAAATTTTTCAGGGAAATGTTCAGCCGAAAATAAAATCCATGCGGCATGCTCAGGAAGGGGAATTTGCCGAAGATAAATTCATATCAAAAAGCCGCTTTGATATAGAAGAGCAGTTTACAAAGCTGCTTGAGATTATAGAGACTATCAAAAATCCTTATCTTAAGAAGCTTCTTGAAGTGATATTCTACGATGATGAAATATCTTCTGCCTTTACAAAAGCTCCAGGCGGAAAGTTTATCCATCACGCTTCAATAGGGGGACTTATTGAACACACTCTTGGAGTTGTGGAAATATGTGAAGTTGTTGCAAAACGTTATAAAAGTATAGACAGAGACCTTTTAATAACAGCGGCTATTTTGCACGATATAGGGAAAATTCACGAATACAGCATTAAAATTGCGATAGATAGAACAGATGAAGGGATTCTTCTTGGTCATATCTATACCGGTAGTGAGCTGATAGCTAAAAAGATAGATGAAATAGAAGGTTTTCCAAAAGAATTAAAAATGAAACTTCTCCACTGTATCCTCTCTCACCACGGAGAGTATGAATATGGTTCTCCAAAAAGACCAAAAACACTTGAAGCTGTGGCGCTCCACTTCGCAGATGCCCTTGATTCAAAAGTGAAAGGGTATGAAGAGCATATAGAGAGGGAACTTGGAGAAGAAAAGGGCTGGACCAAAAGACACTTTGCCTATGATGTTCCTATCTATTTTGACGGGGAGATAAACTATGAATAGGAAAAAACTAACCTATAAGGATGCCGGCGTTGACATTGAAGCTGGAGATACTCTGGTTGAAAAAATAAAGCCCTTTGCAAAGAGAACGTTTGATAAAAATGTTCTTGCAGGGATTGGCGGATTTGGTGCAGGATACCTTCTACCGGAAGGATACAAGAAGCCGGTTCTTGTCTCAGGCACTGATGGAGTGGGAACAAAGTTAAAGGTTGCCCAGATGTCAAGCATTCACGATACAATCGGTATAGACCTTGTAGCTATGTGTGTGAACGATATTTTAACAGTGGGAGCCAAACCCCTTTTTTTCCTTGATTACTTTGCCACCGGAAAGCTTTCTGTTGATGTTGCCGCCGATGTTGTTAAAGGAATTGCAAAAGGTTGCGAAATGGCAGGCTGTGCCCTTATAGGCGGTGAAACAGCCGAAATGCCAGATTTTTAC
It includes:
- the fabG gene encoding 3-oxoacyl-[acyl-carrier-protein] reductase, producing the protein MGRVIDISGKVALVTGGTRGIGKAIAVALKEAGATVYITGTNEEKTKAVAREIGVNGLKMNVCDREEVKEKVALIVEKEGKIDILVNNAGITRDTLFMRMKDEDWDSVIDTNLNGVYNVTRQVIPVMMKKRSGCVVNISSVVGFTGNPGQVNYSATKSALIGFTKSLAKEVASRGIRVNTVAPGYITTDMTEKIPEKVKEALVKSIPMRREGEPSEIADTVLFLVSDMASYITGTTIHVNGGLF
- a CDS encoding aminopeptidase P family protein: MGNVEKVAYKVGKFGDFYVSFDVKEILYLISFQLSFGFVAVSSKGEGFLFTDKRYLNKAKEEVEGFKVFEWKGIDALKSFFEGKILIVDPDRMKLSMFNQLSGQFQIVQVKNFLKEFRMVKSETEIYCIGRAVAVAEQALKDVLHLLKPGITEYQFRKALVERLFYYGSEEAFETIVASGKGSAIPHWKTSQKEIKNGDVVIVDFGAVFNGYVSDITRTFLVGDVPSDMKEIYDVVLEAQLKGIKTIKAGVSCKKVDKIVRDFISERGYGEYFIHGTGHGIGVEVHEYPVLNPRSEDVLSERAVVTVEPGIYLPELGGVRIEDDVMVVDKGVSLVTLEK
- a CDS encoding 3'-5' exoribonuclease YhaM family protein — protein: MSVFIRDIYQMPQGQEFEDFFLIESAEIKKHRTGEPYLRLIISDRTGTLPVLWWKPPKDADLTIFKKGDVVFISAYVEIFQGNVQPKIKSMRHAQEGEFAEDKFISKSRFDIEEQFTKLLEIIETIKNPYLKKLLEVIFYDDEISSAFTKAPGGKFIHHASIGGLIEHTLGVVEICEVVAKRYKSIDRDLLITAAILHDIGKIHEYSIKIAIDRTDEGILLGHIYTGSELIAKKIDEIEGFPKELKMKLLHCILSHHGEYEYGSPKRPKTLEAVALHFADALDSKVKGYEEHIERELGEEKGWTKRHFAYDVPIYFDGEINYE
- the acpP gene encoding acyl carrier protein codes for the protein MAENIEEKVKELIADRLGVDPEEVTPEASFVEDLGADSLDTVELVMALEEEFGIEIPDEDAEKIQTVGDAIEYIKNHT